Proteins found in one Salvia splendens isolate huo1 chromosome 10, SspV2, whole genome shotgun sequence genomic segment:
- the LOC121752491 gene encoding exocyst complex component EXO70A1-like — translation MDKGIENLISARKLLKANVEKSKALGLSLEKAGPRLNEINQRLPTLEVAIRPIRAQRDALSTVGGHINRAVVPAAAVLKVFDAIHGLEKSLSDAQHNLQGYLGVLKRLEEALRFLGDHCGMAIQWLGDIVEYLEDHKVADDWYISGLKKALDSLRRLEVGEEKGRLDGGLYVVAVNRLEIEFRRLLTENSVPLPMSSQSLPGEQACIAPSPLPVAVIHKLQAILRRLITDGRLENCVSIYIEVRSSNVRASLQALNLDYLEISVSEFNDVASIEVYIAQWGKHLEFAVKHLFEAEYKLCNDVFERMGLDVWKSCFAKIAAQAGFLAFLQFGKTVTESKKDPIKMLKLLDIFDSLSKLRLDFNKLFGGAPCADIQNLTRDLIKRLIEGACEIFWELLVQVELQRQTPPPPDCSIPRVVTFITDYCNKLLGDDYKPILTQALVIERSWKHEKFQERILINELLNLVKAIEHNLETWSKGYEDPASSYLFLMNNHWHLYKYLKDTKLGVLLGDSWLRDHEQGTGYYSTVYLRESWGKLPALLSREGLILFSGGRATARNLVKQRLKTFNEAFDEMYKKQASWIVADKDLRDKTRNVIVQTIVPVYRSYMQNYGPLVEQDQSASKYAKYTVQSIEKMFDSLFLPRPLKQGSSFKARRMSGKFNNAVVDQYKTSPVTV, via the coding sequence GATATCTGCTAGAAAGTTGTTGAAAGCCAATGTGGAGAAGTCTAAGGCCTTAGGTTTGTCTTTGGAAAAGGCTGGACCTAGGCTAAATGAGATTAATCAAAGATTACCAACGTTGGAGGTGGCTATCCGGCCTATTCGGGCTCAACGGGATGCCCTTAGCACCGTTGGTGGCCACATTAATCGAGCTGTGGTTCCAGCAGCTGCTGTTCTAAAGGTTTTTGATGCCATTCATGGGCTTGAGAAGTCGTTGTCCGATGCCCAACACAATCTTCAGGGGTATTTGGGCGTTCTCAAACGCCTTGAAGAGGCATTGAGGTTCTTGGGAGATCATTGTGGGATGGCAATACAATGGTTGGGTGATATAGTGGAGTATTTGGAGGATCATAAGGTGGCAGATGATTGGTATATCTCGGGTTTGAAGAAGGCTCTGGATAGCCTTAGGAGATTGGAGGTAGGGGAGGAGAAGGGCCGTCTTGATGGGGGGCTGTACGTGGTTGCAGTGAATAGGTTGGAGATTGAGTTTAGGCGGCTGCTGACAGAAAACAGTGTTCCATTGCCAATGTCGTCTCAGTCTTTGCCTGGTGAACAAGCCTGCATTGCTCCATCACCGTTGCCGGTGGCTGTCATTCATAAGTTACAAGCTATATTAAGGAGATTGATCACTGATGGCAGGCTTGAGAACTGTGTGTCTATTTATATTGAGGTGCGGAGTTCAAATGTCCGGGCTAGTTTGCAGGCGCTTAATTTGGATTATCTTGAGATATCTGTCTCGGAGTTTAATGATGTGGCGAGTATTGAGGTGTATATAGCTCAGTGGGGCAAGCATCTTGAATTTGCTGTGAAACACCTCTTTGAGGCAGAGTATAAACTATGCAATGATGTTTTTGAAAGGATGGGGTTGGATGTTTGGAAGAGCTGTTTTGCTAAGATAGCTGCTCAGGCTGGATTTCTCGCCTTCCTGCAGTTTGGAAAGACGGTTACGGAAAGCAAGAAGGATCCGATCAAGATGTTGAAGCTTCTTGACATCTTTGATTCGTTGAGCAAGCTTAGATTGGATTTTAATAAACTCTTTGGTGGAGCTCCCTGTGCTGACATTCAGAATCTGACTCGGGATCTTATCAAGAGGCTGATTGAAGGCGCGTGCGAGATTTTCTGGGAGCTTCTGGTTCAGGTCGAGCTGCAGAGACAgacgcctccgcctcctgattgTAGTATCCCTAGAGTGGTGACTTTCATCACTGATTACTGCAATAAGCTTCTTGGCGATGATTATAAGCCGATCCTCACACAAGCCCTAGTCATCGAGAGAAGCTGGAAGCACGAAAAGTTCCAAGAACGGATCCTTATTAATGAGCTCTTAAACTTGGTTAAAGCCATCGAGCACAACTTGGAGACTTGGTCGAAGGGTTATGAAGATCCTGCCTCGTCATACCTGTTCCTGATGAACAACCACTGGCATCTGTACAAGTATTTGAAAGACACGAAGCTTGGTGTCCTGCTCGGGGATTCTTGGTTGAGGGATCACGAGCAGGGCACGGGGTATTATTCCACCGTGTACTTGCGCGAGAGCTGGGGCAAGCTCCCGGCTCTTTTGAGCCGGGAGGGGTTGATCTTGTTCTCTGGCGGGCGTGCCACTGCTCGTAACTTGGTGAAACAGAGGTTGAAAACTTTCAACGAGGCATTTGACGAGATGTACAAGAAGCAGGCAAGCTGGATCGTAGCAGATAAGGATTTGAGGGACAAGACGCGCAATGTCATAGTTCAGACGATCGTGCCTGTTTACCGGAGCTACATGCAGAACTACGGCCCTTTGGTGGAGCAAGACCAGAGCGCGAGCAAGTACGCGAAATACACGGTGCAATCGATCGAGAAGATGTTCGATTCTCTGTTCCTTCCGAGACCTTTGAAACAGGGGAGCAGTTTCAAGGCGAGGCGTATGAGTGGGAAGTTCAACAATGCCGTTGTGGATCAGTATAAGACTTCTCCGGTCACTGTATAG
- the LOC121752475 gene encoding uncharacterized protein LOC121752475 isoform X1, which produces MVDKSKGNKSTISEDDMSAVLQRYSLNTVLALLQEVDQAAAGVKINWRDVVKNSATGISGAREYQMLWRHLTYGEPLIDHLDNDSEPLDDDSDLEHEVEPLPAVGREASVEAAACVNVLIASGYPNNSQLPNNSTIEAPLTINVPNTKAVCASSDDSHLSDIIRGTKNVTISVSVQKQPLSSGVSGEKRPNNEVAEVNPPSRKRRRSWTLEDDAKLTASVQNHGERNWENIARCDFKNDRTASELSHRWYILRKKQGNTKGGTSSQPPETQLAAAHRAMNLAIDRPMSDNLKSVSHKAAAGIKVQHQPPKASASPADQPFPRVGPSKPQMLASRPSVNPISDTDSMIKAAAVAAGARIATPTDASSLIEAARSQNVVHITTGSIGHQLPSNVHFIRNGLAKAPISTYSAPKPNILETGEGKPAQSRSTKPAASAALSPTGAVPVSNAISVKESAAVPALPNPSAKLPVTAVDVVISTSGNEKKELGKSNQRADQAGVSGCLPVEQEPEVVGNSQPSSSGNALQENIWGDKASVSVSDPVSQATDDGIALPSLEVEQAGKTNIDSQLTSEVTAENTSINETSEDLPSTSKNGAAI; this is translated from the exons ATGGTGGACAAATCGAAGGGGAATAAGAGCACTATCAGCGAAGATGACATGTCTGCCGTCTTGCAGAG ATACTCCTTGAATACGGTCCTCGCTTTGCTGCAAGAGGTGGATCAAGCCGCCGCCGGAGTGAAGATTAACTGGCGCGACGTGGTGAAGAATTCCGCCACCGGTATTTCCGGCGCGCGGGAGTACCAAATGCTGTGGCGCCACCTCACTTACGGCGAACCCCTAATTGATCATCTCGACAACGATTCTGAGCCCCTC GATGATGACAGTGATTTAGAGCATGAGGTGGAGCCTTTGCCCGCTGTCGGACGCGAAGCTTCGGTGGAAGCTGCAGCATGTGTTAAC GTTTTAATTGCTTCTGGCTATCCAAATAATTCCCAGCTCCCAAACAACTCAACTATTGAGGCTCCATTGACTATTAATGTACCTAACACAAAGGCTGTGTGTGCATCTTCAGATGACTCACATCTTTCGGATATAATAAGGGGGACGAAAAATGTTACAATCTCTGTTTCTGTACAAAAACAACCACTGTCTTCAGGAGTAAGTGGTGAAAAAAGGCCTAATAATGAGGTAGCAGAAGTGAACCCGCCTTCTCGAAAAAGACGGAGGAGTTGGACTTTGGAAGATGACGCAAAACTCACTGCTTCTGTACAAAATCATGGCGAACGAAATTGGGAAAATATTGCCAgatgtgattttaaaaatgacaGAACAGCATCAGAGCTATCTCAC AGGTGGTACATTCTCAGGAAAAAGCAAGGCAACACAAAGGGTGGTACCAGCTCACAACCTCCTGAAACTCAACTCGCGGCTGCACATCGAGCCATGAACCTAGCTATAGATAGGCCTATGAGCGACAACTTAAAGTCTGTTTCCCACAAGGCTGCTG CTGGAATAAAAGTTCAGCATCAACCTCCAAAAGCCTCTGCATCACCAGCAGATCAACCATTTCCAAGAGTAGGGCCTTCAAAACCTCAGATGCTGGCTAGTCGGCCTTCTGTGAATCCAATATCTGACACGGACTCAATGATCAAAGCTGCTGCAGTTGCTGCTGGGGCTCGCATAGCTACTCCTACAGATGCTTCTTCACTAATTGAGGCTGCACGATCTCAAAATGTTGTGCATATCACAACCGGAAGCATTGGCCATCAACTGCCGAGTAATGTGCATTTCATTCGTAATGGTCTTGCAAAAGCACCGATTTCCACTTACTCTGCTCCTAAACCAAACATATTAGAAACTGGGGAAGGTAAGCCAGCACAAAGTCGCTCTACAAAACCCGCAGCATCAGCAGCTCTTAGTCCCACTGGAGCTGTCCCAGTGTCGAATGCAATATCTGTAAAGGAAAGTGCTGCAGTGCCTGCATTGCCCAATCCATCTGCTAAACTTCCTGTAACTGCGGTTGATGTAGTCATATCTACATCAGGTAATGAGAAAAAAGAGCTTGGTAAAAGCAATCAACGTGCTGATCAGGCCGGAGTCTCTGGTTGTCTTCCAGTGGAACAAGAACCTGAAGTAGTTGGAAACAGTCAACCTTCCTCTTCTGGTAATGCACTGCAAGAAAACATATGGGGAGATAAAGCTTCTGTTTCCGTGTCTGACCCAGTCAGTCAAGCGACAGATGATGGAATAGCTTTACCTTCTTTAGAAGTAGAACAAG CAGGTAAAACAAATATTGACAGCCAATTGACAAGCGAAGTAACTGCTGAGAATACGAGTATAAATGAAACAAGTGAAGATTTACCCAGCACAAGCAAGAATGGCGCTGCCATATGA
- the LOC121752475 gene encoding uncharacterized protein LOC121752475 isoform X2, which produces MVDKSKGNKSTISEDDMSAVLQRYSLNTVLALLQEVDQAAAGVKINWRDVVKNSATGISGAREYQMLWRHLTYGEPLIDHLDNDSEPLDDDSDLEHEVEPLPAVGREASVEAAACVNVLIASGYPNNSQLPNNSTIEAPLTINVPNTKAVCASSDDSHLSDIIRGTKNVTISVSVQKQPLSSGVSGEKRPNNEVAEVNPPSRKRRRSWTLEDDAKLTASVQNHGERNWENIARCDFKNDRTASELSHRWYILRKKQGNTKGGTSSQPPETQLAAAHRAMNLAIDRPMSDNLKSVSHKAAAGIKVQHQPPKASASPADQPFPRVGPSKPQMLASRPSVNPISDTDSMIKAAAVAAGARIATPTDASSLIEAARSQNVVHITTGSIGHQLPSNVHFIRNGLAKAPISTYSAPKPNILETGEGKPAQSRSTKPAASAALSPTGAVPVSNAISVKESAAVPALPNPSAKLPVTAVDVVISTSGNEKKELGKSNQRADQAGVSGCLPVEQEPEVVGNSQPSSSGNALQENIWGDKASVSVSDPVSQATDDGIALPSLEVEQGKTNIDSQLTSEVTAENTSINETSEDLPSTSKNGAAI; this is translated from the exons ATGGTGGACAAATCGAAGGGGAATAAGAGCACTATCAGCGAAGATGACATGTCTGCCGTCTTGCAGAG ATACTCCTTGAATACGGTCCTCGCTTTGCTGCAAGAGGTGGATCAAGCCGCCGCCGGAGTGAAGATTAACTGGCGCGACGTGGTGAAGAATTCCGCCACCGGTATTTCCGGCGCGCGGGAGTACCAAATGCTGTGGCGCCACCTCACTTACGGCGAACCCCTAATTGATCATCTCGACAACGATTCTGAGCCCCTC GATGATGACAGTGATTTAGAGCATGAGGTGGAGCCTTTGCCCGCTGTCGGACGCGAAGCTTCGGTGGAAGCTGCAGCATGTGTTAAC GTTTTAATTGCTTCTGGCTATCCAAATAATTCCCAGCTCCCAAACAACTCAACTATTGAGGCTCCATTGACTATTAATGTACCTAACACAAAGGCTGTGTGTGCATCTTCAGATGACTCACATCTTTCGGATATAATAAGGGGGACGAAAAATGTTACAATCTCTGTTTCTGTACAAAAACAACCACTGTCTTCAGGAGTAAGTGGTGAAAAAAGGCCTAATAATGAGGTAGCAGAAGTGAACCCGCCTTCTCGAAAAAGACGGAGGAGTTGGACTTTGGAAGATGACGCAAAACTCACTGCTTCTGTACAAAATCATGGCGAACGAAATTGGGAAAATATTGCCAgatgtgattttaaaaatgacaGAACAGCATCAGAGCTATCTCAC AGGTGGTACATTCTCAGGAAAAAGCAAGGCAACACAAAGGGTGGTACCAGCTCACAACCTCCTGAAACTCAACTCGCGGCTGCACATCGAGCCATGAACCTAGCTATAGATAGGCCTATGAGCGACAACTTAAAGTCTGTTTCCCACAAGGCTGCTG CTGGAATAAAAGTTCAGCATCAACCTCCAAAAGCCTCTGCATCACCAGCAGATCAACCATTTCCAAGAGTAGGGCCTTCAAAACCTCAGATGCTGGCTAGTCGGCCTTCTGTGAATCCAATATCTGACACGGACTCAATGATCAAAGCTGCTGCAGTTGCTGCTGGGGCTCGCATAGCTACTCCTACAGATGCTTCTTCACTAATTGAGGCTGCACGATCTCAAAATGTTGTGCATATCACAACCGGAAGCATTGGCCATCAACTGCCGAGTAATGTGCATTTCATTCGTAATGGTCTTGCAAAAGCACCGATTTCCACTTACTCTGCTCCTAAACCAAACATATTAGAAACTGGGGAAGGTAAGCCAGCACAAAGTCGCTCTACAAAACCCGCAGCATCAGCAGCTCTTAGTCCCACTGGAGCTGTCCCAGTGTCGAATGCAATATCTGTAAAGGAAAGTGCTGCAGTGCCTGCATTGCCCAATCCATCTGCTAAACTTCCTGTAACTGCGGTTGATGTAGTCATATCTACATCAGGTAATGAGAAAAAAGAGCTTGGTAAAAGCAATCAACGTGCTGATCAGGCCGGAGTCTCTGGTTGTCTTCCAGTGGAACAAGAACCTGAAGTAGTTGGAAACAGTCAACCTTCCTCTTCTGGTAATGCACTGCAAGAAAACATATGGGGAGATAAAGCTTCTGTTTCCGTGTCTGACCCAGTCAGTCAAGCGACAGATGATGGAATAGCTTTACCTTCTTTAGAAGTAGAACAAG GTAAAACAAATATTGACAGCCAATTGACAAGCGAAGTAACTGCTGAGAATACGAGTATAAATGAAACAAGTGAAGATTTACCCAGCACAAGCAAGAATGGCGCTGCCATATGA
- the LOC121750700 gene encoding putative peptidyl-tRNA hydrolase PTRHD1, translated as MAFSIRPHFPLLKPCFHTRTAKITQKSTVFLRSPVRMESSSSASANAPAESAATTQDTVVQYVVLRRDLIDTWPLGSVVTQGCHASVAAIWTHKDDPDTLYYCSPPNLDSMHKVTLEVKGETQLLNLSEKLKASGVAHKLWIEQPENFATCLATKPCPKSTVSSFFKKLKLCK; from the exons ATGGCTTTCTCGATAAGGCCCCATTTCCCTCTATTAAAACCGTGTTTTCACACCCGGACAGCTAAAATCACTCAAAAGAGCACCGTCTTTCTCCGCTCCCCCGTTCGAATGGAGTCATCTTCGTCGGCCTCCGCGAACGCACCGGCGGAATCCGCCGCCACCACCCAGGACACGGTGGTGCAGTACGTCGTGCTGCGGAGGGACCTAATCGACACGTGGCCGCTGGGGAGCGTGGTAACACAGGGCTGCCATGCCTCCGTCGCCGCGATTTGGACTCACAAGGATGATCCAGACACTCTCTACTACTGCTCTCCTCCAAATCTCGATTCTATGCACAAG GTCACTCTTGAAGTAAAGGGTGAAACTCAGTTATTAAACTTGTCGGAGAAGCTAAAAGCCAGTGGCGTCGCTCATAAGTTGTGGATAGAACAACCTGAGAACTTTGCTACTTGCCTCGCTACAAAGCCTTGCCCGAAATCCACTGTATCATCATTTTTCAAAAAGCTTAAGCTCTGTAAGTGA